The Mytilus edulis chromosome 5, xbMytEdul2.2, whole genome shotgun sequence genomic interval tatataaatgagacagcaagcaaACAACACAGAGAAGCAAACGACTTTACTCACTTGTCATATCTAAATGTAACTTGATTTCACTTCCTTCTATAGttgtgtttgatatatttttagtatttgtaaATCTACAAAGATAAAAAGTCtggtttaattttttattaattcCATCAGTTTACAAAAACTAATACATATCAATACATGAATCAAAAGGATAAAAATCACCAATAAGATTACAAACCATCAACAGAAAAGATTATCAAGAGGTCATCATACGGTTTTCCAATAAATGATAAGTATGTCAAGATAAATAGTTTGTGACACCTTATAATAATGTTCTATAACTCTGATTTTTTTCGTTATAACTTATTAAATACTAGAAACTCTCATGAGCCTGTGTAACTCACTTGTCTCTACTGTGGTTTgggaaatcatgtaaaatttataataatcatAATAAGATACCCCATTAATGATTGAGACTGAGTTTAgattaatttggtccagtagttaaATTAATGATGAGAAATGCTCACTTGGCCTAGGCCTCTGGAACATGAgagctaaaaaaaagaaaagaatgtaaACACAGCCATACTTTGGTAAAGCTTCTTGGTGGGCTTGTGGGTCCTGACCAACATAATTCTGGCAGGTccaccaatttttttattttttttataagtaaaattttatatattatataattgcTGTGTATATTGCCCTATCTTATTTAAACCTGTGGAAATAATTGATAAgcaaaatattttcagaaaatacaGGACCCCTTAATTCTTTTTCCATAAAATCATGAATTTTATCCAGTTAAAGTGGCAAATTTGTCTGACAGTATGAGTTGCACTCTTGATAACAacaaaaaattcataaataagCAATAATTTCTTATGTCAacaattattttagtttttagtCTTATGTAAGCATTAATGGACCTTCTCTTTCTTAATATATATCTCTTATTTCCACATGTAAATCAATCAATCGGTAAATTTGTTGTCAACCTACCTTTGAAGTAAGTCCTGTGAGAAATTTTGACCAATACTGATTACTCCCCAACTCTTTCCTTCTCTCACTGACTCTAATGCTGACGGCAGATCTTTATAGGATACCTGCAATTTAATGCTCAGAATTTACTGCATATGCTCTAAATATCTCTTATGCAGTTATGTGTGTACAAAatactatattttatatttaagtttCTTTTTGAAGTAAGTACAAATAAAATGGATATTTAGAGACGACTACTTTGCTGTGTTTCTGATAAAAAAGATCAAATAACATCACTTTTCAGTAACCAATATCACACAAGTTTTCTTAATAGATTGAATATGAGTGATTAACTAAGGAAAACATTCTCCATGATTCCATGTGACAGAAAAACCAATGAATTTTTATGCTGAGTTCAAAGTAATGCCTTGCCATTAAATAAGATAGGATTTCATAAATCATAATTTTATAGaacatttcataatttttattcGACAAGGTTTTACTCACATTGTGTATTGCAGAGGAATCTAAACAGTCTAAAAACATATCACTGAATCTTATGACTCCCGATTCAGCATTGACAACCGACATAGAAAGGTCATAAGGCTTTCTTCCAATACATATACAAAACAGGATAATCTGTATGGATGGCAAGATAAACTGGAACAACAGAAATCTATAATGTAGAAAGTTATAAAATGCAAGTAGGTTTCTTGGTTAGAGATCGAAATATTAACAAGATTCtggattttacaaaatatgccacAGTGAAACATATACTaatgaaaatattcatataaataataaaaatacaccAGTCATATTGTGGCATTATAAAAATACACCAGTCATATTGTGGCATTATATAAATACACCAGTCATATTGTGGCATTAAAAAATACACCAGTCATATTGTGGCATTAAAAAATACACCAGTCATATTGTGGCATTATATAAATACACCAGTCATATTGTGGCATTAAAAAATACACCAGTCATATTGTGGCattatataaacaaatgaaaaccCACAAATTTATTCaccatctttataaaaaaaaagtctatggcacagaaataaaaatatatactgtttcctAGATTGagtaaaaattcaaaaacttctaacaattttaaaaagattgaATTTGTAATACTTAAGTTTATTCTACAAGTGAAGTTGATCCActctaaaattataaattaactttaaGCTTCTTCACAAAAGCAGCATGCTTACCCTATATTTCTCTTCATTAATGTCAGATTTTTTACAGTTTgagcaaatatattttttaatgatggACAACCACAACGACAGTCAAACTTTTGAGTATTGGGAGGCATCATATCATCTGAAACAAAAGTTTTATTTGGATTATATGTCAGAAAACATGTTCCTCTCTAATTAAGTTCATGTACAGTAACTGGTACTAAGTAATTGTCCATAGTTCAATAATTGTACATTAATGCCTAATTCTTTAATACAAATGCACCATTGATTaaattcacaatttataaaatctTGTAGATATTATCTTTGTCAGATCTTGCTTCAAGAAAACTTGTCTGGACATTGGGAATAGAACAAACTACTAACATTTTTTACCAAAACTAAGTCTGTTTATCTTCCTCATTTGGGAGTCATTGCTTGAGAGAAAATCTAttgcaatatacatgatataattatACTTTCAGTGCATAACGAAAACCTTTACTTTTAAAGTATTACTTCAAATGGAATTTTAAATATAGTAGTATATATCAtaacaattttaaatcaaaacaatAATTACTAGTACCAACATGCAGCAGCGAACAAACCCACAAAATTTAGGTTCCTTTATTAAATTTGGTTGAAATTAGCCTATCATATTTTGTCTACATGGTTCCCAAAGGATTTTTTGAaaggaaagttgtcttattggttgACTGATTCTGTCATATATATCTGATTTCAAAACAACTTACAGTCATCTGTATTTCCGCTGACACCAATTAATGGAGTTGTCTCGTTCACAACAGAACGCTTATCAGTTGATATTCTTCTCTTCTGGCTTTCTAATATTGCctgaaattaaaacatttattattcaAACTAAATAGTAATTATTGGTAACAAATGcaatttgaaatagaaaatgacattCCATTtttacggtgcaggaaatgcttacccttccgggcacctgatttcactccctgTTTTTAGTGGAGTTATTGTTGTTTCTGCTTTttaatttataactgttgatgtaaatgtcctttagtttaatgagtctttgtttactccttggttttgattgttattgtcttttagaTATTTACTTATGTCTGAAACtctggattttttttcatttatctgtCCTATCTGATATAGAAGGAGCTAAAAAAAACTGTCTATAcatatacagttaactctcgttgtctcgaactcggttgactcgaaatttcggatgagtcgaagttttcacgtggtcccaaactttattccatacaaaagtatgtaattcgactcctgatgagtcgaaattggatgagtcgaaatttcggttgagtcgaactaaatttacggtcccaaggttaacaaaagcattcaaattcattttttatctcgaactaatacacatatgtcaaaacatgacctccgggatttaaatggattgaagagttaatctgacaatacacgtgtaattaaatttcctgtcactgaccactgtattgatttatgacatgctatttccatgagtgtttacctaagattatcttttatagaatttttataaataattagtgataaattgttaatgttcatgaaaaagtatttaaattgtttacaaaacaattaatttgtgatttacactaatgagcttgggtgtgtataaagtgaggattatggcttccattgatgatcacctaaaaactactcaaacggcgtctttaatcttattatatgttcttttgaaaacaaagagtgagataaaacaaaatgaataaaaatcaaaattttcttaaatctcttgtatccgagaataaacaattttgtcagaaATTAGCGACCTGAATTACGAAACTgtcgattggaaattactctcttggaaaagccataggatttttttttaattgaaacaattgaataagtaaaaataacagtcattataataataaaagactgacatacaaatacatcgatccGATACTAGGATATCGATCCCCTTGTcatattcacccggatttattttagctttaccaagctaagcaagagttgtgtcccttagattgtcgaacttccggtgttcgtttgagtcgaactacatgtatctcgaaatatttctctggtccggctgacttcgacataacgagagtcgactgtatttgtattttttcaatttaactACAAAAATAGACCAATTCTTTCACTCTGTCACACTGAACTGCTTTGCAGAACAGCCATCATCATGTTCAGGGTCATAATGATTGAAAGACTTGGAtatgaaattaataaattttactaatcaaaataaaagaatatggTAGCTATTATGTTTGAGCATGTTAAGTACTAGTTTCTTTTTATAGCATTTTATGACATAATAACTTACCTCCATGCATGACAAACCTCAGTAAAaataagagataactgtattgtatttgaagctttgcggacgtagttttactgtcgcaaatttagttcaCCTGGCATTGCGTAGCAGAGACAGATAAAAGGGTATTTGCACCAGTAACACTACCAATGGACGTCCACAAAGCTTCAACTTCAATACAGTTATTTCTTTTCAAATGCAAAAcaaattcataattaaatttcaatcattatttcagtataaaattttaattaaagaaaattctgcgcaaagatgttatcttctttggtcccttaACTAGGTGACATCATAAGAATGCTTctggcgtcaaacataaacagcAGGCGTTTTCTAGCTTCTTgaccgcttcagaatgtaataaaatttgatatttagaAGATTTATAGGTGCAACATGTGGGTtcttttgcttattattgtagaaattacatgtcaatacattctgCAATTCAAAATGTGgccttccttagttacagacaaggagagcAAATTTTATGcttactgtcatccaatcagaaccattgatacaaaataattgcattagaaattATATAAACTCTGTCCCAAATAGAAGGTCGACCATCTTCAACCTGTATGCAATCATTAGCAAAAGTTGGAATGAGGTTGTCTGAAAACTGTTGGAGCTGTGCTTCATACAGACTATTTACCCCTTTTGTGTTTAAACAGACAAACAGGAGGAATGATTAACAGACAAAGAGGGAACATCACTAGTCCTCCTCTCATCTCTGGCAATCCCACATTTCAAAACAAGATTGCTTTATTAAAATAGTACTCACATTCCTTGAAAAATTACAGTTTAATATTTCTTCATCAGGTTGATCATCATgacataactttaaaaatactgTCTCTAGACTCtgcaaaataaaaacagaattatATATCATAATTAGTATAACCCCACTCATTTTTCAAAGTGTCTGGAAAGAGGGAGTAGTTGTCTGATTCAGCACACACACATTACAACTTATCAATAAGTTTTTTAAGTGTACAATTTTTGTTcttattcattgttattctaAATATGCAATTTTCTGTGAAATTACATAGAAAATCAATGTATTTCATTTCTCTGTTTAAAAGTAGAGAAAAGAATTAACTGACTAATATCATGTTTATTTCTTAATACAGACaacacatttataaaaaaaacgtaaTCTTTTGCACCTTCAATGATTAAACTTATACTGATTTTCTTCAATGTATATGTAGCAGTATCTTTCATGTAACATTATGTTATAGGTAGCAGGTTATTCTTACATTGATTTTAAAAGCATCAACCAGTTTCTGTGGATTATCCTCTGCCAATAATTTACCATTTCTCATTAACCCTACCTAGAAACAGAAATAAAACTAGGTAATCAGGAATACACAAAACAAGGCACATATTTAGATATTATAGAATTGCTTTAGCATGGCAAATAATATTGATAAACCAAAGCTTTTCTAAATTGACTtcatattatttttattccaGATTTATAAAAGATCTTATCTTTATGTTGCCACAAAAAAAAGAGACAGAATTACATTTTTGTGTATTGCTTAAATGCAAATGTTTGAAGAGGAAGGATAAAAACCATTAGAGAAAtagattccaccactataactcgtgtattactttATTTCTCCattctcaacagttaaattttaattatttaaaaagtttaGCTAGCCTTgtgcttttcaaatattaaaattcaactgTCTCATGTGGAGAATATGGttacacacttgttgcagttatggaatctatatatttatatctaaaaCAGAAAATTATCACTATGGAGGAATAAGATTTTAGTAACAGCATCTATACAAACATACCATATTTGCTTGTCGTGCTTCCTCGATGTAATGTGTTGTTATGATTATTGTAGTTTCATGTTCACTGTCTTTGGAAATATTGATCAAATGTTCCCAtattctaaaacaaaacaaacatttattgaaCTAATCTATTTTTGTCTACATTAATTTCATCAATGATTGAAAAATGTCtccatatatttaaaaaaaaattcatttcttaTTTGTAGTAACGATGAAAATAGTTTGGCATGGATGTTCCAAATATTACTTCCTGAACTTTTGTTCTAGATCATACTTGATGGCTATACTAAAAACAAGTGCTGAgcactaaatataaaaaaaaagaagatgtggtatgattgccaatgagacaactgtccacaagagaccaaaatgacacagacattaacaactataggtcaccgtacggccttagaaataacacgatgttttgatttatatcaattatataaatcaaaacataaaggttattcctgattaattttttgaattattttataattaatggcgttaagaaacctttggtgaccccacagtttaaatgtctatcgtaggtatgtcgtgaacagtggtcgttacagacaaacgttcacgtaaattgtcccagtcaatgaatgaatttaatgtgtcaatcaatggccacagccacactgttttgaatttcattctaaaagcAACGACCAAAAAAGTTCATAAGGAAAAATAAAATTGGTCTCCAAAAAGTATATAAAGTTCAAACCTTTCTCTTAGCAGTGGGTCAACACCCACAGTGGGTTCATCTAAAATAAGGAGTTCTGGTTCCTGAAGGAGAGCAACTGCAAATGATACTCTTCTCATCTGGCCACCACTGTAAATAACATAGCATCAATACAGTCAATTCATAAATGTTTTAGTTGTTTTTATTGTGGTGAAAATTATAAAAGGGGAGTTTTTGCTCTTGCCTTCCACATTTTTTCTCATCATGCTTTAAAATTTATCATGATATATTCCATACCAAATCTAATATTCCTGTGAATAGGTATTCTATCTTTTTAAATAGTTGTGTCAATTGCCACTACCAAACCAGATTCTAGTCATACAGGCATTTGAACATTCATACCTTGATTAAGATAAGTACAGTCAATAGGAATGTGCACATCCACATAGGATAttctaaaaaaaaccatttacctgtgataaactttcattaaattaacaagatttttttcacaatagACAATGCAAAAACAATATATTAAGCattgaaaaacaatcattttGTATAATGTCTATGCCCAAATTTCAACTTATACATACTATATTTTGATACCAGGCATTTGACTGCATCAAAAACTCCCCAAATTTGATGTACTACTAGGAAGTAAGACCCTGGAGTTGGTTTCACAAATAAACTTATTACTAAGAGTAAGATTGATTTCAACTCATGAACAATTCAATGTACTTACGACCGATCTTAAACTTAATTTATTTGGTGAAGCTGACTCCAAATCTTCCAAAAAGGGGACTATGTTTTAATAAGAAGAGTCATACACAGATATAATaatctttatcattatttttccaaattttcctttgatcttgctcGCTGATAATTTCCTTGCTCAGCGGAGttgagtgatatgaaaaattattgctGGAAACTAAGGGCGCATGTGCTGGTTTTCAATGAAATTAATAAATCATAGGCAAAATatcaataaacagattatcattggtcatctaaactagattgcttttctcacttttgccATTcaggctcaagcgagaaaatcaatctcgttgagataaccaATGATAATCTATGATCATGATTGTAAGAGtaaaatgatttaatataaaatcttgcaaaatagcaaaaaagtaaatgaaaattcATGAGTAAGCATACATGTACGTGCCACAATACATTATTTATACCTTAGAGTATTGATAAGTCTGTTCTGTTCTGGCAGTGATAAGAAATTCAGTAGAAATTCTGTTCTTTTCTGTATATGTACTTTACACATACCATGAATATACCCAAAGTACTTCAATGTTTCACCAATAGTCAAGTCATTAAATAATGCGGTTTCCTGAAAAATAATCCAATCTTTGATTGAACAATCAATGGGAAAATGAAAATGTGATCATACTCTTTACTGACAAGTCAATAGTATAAATTTGCTTtccatttataaaataaacagaGCCTTACTAGTAATAGTTGATCTTCTGGTGAAGTTTTAGTTAAATGAAAACATAACTACTCaaacttgtaaataaaaataagtgtggatagtatgtttggatgtctGACAGTGATTTCTGACAAAAAAAGAAACCTGCAGTTTTTCCCCATAGAGTTCAATGTTGAACTGTTGTGCACAGTGACAGCCAACCTGTACAAAACACTGAAAAAAATAGCAGTGTC includes:
- the LOC139525558 gene encoding ABC transporter G family member 20-like isoform X1; translation: MPTEPEARQEYAVWGRSIVKNYGGGKRKFQVLQNLDITVQRGCIYGLLGPSGCGKTTLLRCILGKLHLDGGHMVVLGNRPGAPGHGVPGSLVGYMPQETALFNDLTIGETLKYFGYIHGMCKVHIQKRTEFLLNFLSLPEQNRLINTLSGGQMRRVSFAVALLQEPELLILDEPTVGVDPLLRERIWEHLINISKDSEHETTIIITTHYIEEARQANMVGLMRNGKLLAEDNPQKLVDAFKINSLETVFLKLCHDDQPDEEILNCNFSRNAILESQKRRISTDKRSVVNETTPLIGVSGNTDDYDMMPPNTQKFDCRCGCPSLKNIFAQTVKNLTLMKRNIGFLLFQFILPSIQIILFCICIGRKPYDLSMSVVNAESGVIRFSDMFLDCLDSSAIHNVSYKDLPSALESVREGKSWGVISIGQNFSQDLLQRFTNTKNISNTTIEGSEIKLHLDMTNQQIALTIQQSVMLSYEKFTTILLKMFNMNPSLGQLPIVLAEPVFGTNDPSFTNFMAPGIILSITFFMATGLTTLVFVTEKKEGLLDRCMVAGVSAFEIMLAHVFTQLIVMVVQVGLLLVFALVVFKVPYEGPLIWVILLVLGTGFCGMTLGAIFSAVCDNETSAIQLALGSVYPMLLLSGIIWPLEAIPEWMRYISMCLPMTYGSQAMRSILSRGWDITFMEVWRGYLVTFGWSCGLLAIAGFILRIRQ
- the LOC139525558 gene encoding ABC transporter G family member 20-like isoform X2; the protein is MPTEPEARQEYAVWGRSIVKNYGGGKRKFQVLQNLDITVQRGCIYGLLGPSGCGKTTLLRCILGKLHLDGGHMVVLGNRPGAPGHGVPGSLVGYMPQETALFNDLTIGETLKYFGYIHGMCKVHIQKRTEFLLNFLSLPEQNRLINTLSGGQMRRVSFAVALLQEPELLILDEPTVGVDPLLRERIWEHLINISKDSEHETTIIITTHYIEEARQANMVGLMRNGKLLAEDNPQKLVDAFKINSLETVFLKLCHDDQPDEEILNCNFSRNAILESQKRRISTDKRSVVNETTPLIGVSGNTDDYDMMPPNTQKFDCRCGCPSLKNIFAQTVKNLTLMKRNIGFLLFQFILPSIQIILFCICIGRKPYDLSMSVVNAESGVIRFSDMFLDCLDSSAIHNVSYKDLPSALESVREGKSWGVISIGQNFSQDLLQRFTNTKNISNTTIEGSEIKLHLDMTNQQIALTIQQSVMLSYEKFTTILLKMFNMNPSLGQLPIVLAEPVFGTNDPSFTNFMAPGIILSITFFMATGLTTLVFVTEKKEGLLDRCMVAGVSAFEIMLAHVFTQLIVMVVQVGLLLVFALVVFKVPYEGPLIWVILLVLGTGFCGMTLDDR